The window TAAAGCACCGACTATACCTGCGCGGCAGGCCGCCTGACCATTGCGTGACGCTGCCAGGCTCATGCCGATGCCTGGCCTTTGGGCCTGACGCCGGTGTCTTCCATGCGTGGGCGCTCGGGCTCGACCTCGGTCAGTGGCGAGCATTCGACCATGCTGTTCATGCAGCGTTGCGCCAGGTGCTGGTACTCCGCCGTGCCGCGTTGCTTCCAGGCCAGTTCCTGTTCGGTCAGTGGGCGCTTGACCTGAGCTGGCGAGCCCATCACCAGGCTTTGTGCCGCACATTCGAAACCCGCCTTGACGAATGCCGTGGCCGCGACGATGCAGCGCGGTGCCACATGGGCGCCATCCATCACCACCGCGTTCATGCCGATCAAGGCGTCTTCGCCCACGCGGCAGCCGTGCAGCACGGCGCCATGCCCGACATGCCCGTTGCGTTCGACCACCGTATCGCCACCCGGGAAACCATGCATCACGCAGGTGTCCTGCAGGTTGGCACCCTCCTCCAGCACGATACGGCCGAAATCCCCCCTTAGTGACGCCAGTGGGCCGACGTAGCAACGAGGGCCGACGATGACATCACCAATCAGCACGGCGCTGGGGTGCACGTAGGCTGTCGGATGAACCACGGGCGTCAGGCCGTCCAGTCGATAGCAAGGCATGGCAAAGCTCCTGAAATGATTTCAAATGCGCCTTGATCTTGTATCACAATCTTGTAGTGCGTCAATCGCCATGGTCGTGTATCACTTTTGCTGGGGTCATTGAGCTCCATTAAATTCAGCTTTAATCGTTAATTATAAGGTGATGAAGCGATTCAACATCATAAAACCCTTTGCTGAGGCAGGTGTCACTCCCACAAAAAGAGATACATGAAACAATTTTTGATGTTGCATTGTTGTATCGCATAATGCATATACTGGTTCCACCTGGACGTGATCCCCGCATCACGCCCCTGCAAACAATTCCAAGAAATGCCGGCCCCACGATGTGCCGTGCGTGCAGCCAGAGGAACCCGACATGCCGCGATATCTCGATGTGCAGGCGCCTGAACACGGCGTCCAGCTCATTACCCTGCAACGGCCCGAGGCGCTCAACGCCCTGTGCACCGAGCTACTGGCAGAGCTGGCCGCTGCGCTGGAAGCGGCCGGGAAAGACGAACAGACCCGCGCGGTGGTCATCACCGGCAGCCGCAAGGCATTCGCCGCAGGCGCCGATATCCGCGAGATGGCCGAGCGCGACCTGGTCGGCATCCTCAACGACCCCCGGGTGGCCCACTGGCAAAGCATCGCCGCCTTCGCCAAGCCACTGATCGCCGCCGTCAACGGCTACGCCCTGGGTGGCGGCTGCGAACTGGTGATGTGTGCCGACATCGTCATCGCCGGCAGCGACGCCCGTTTCGGCCAGCCGGAAATCAACCTCGGCATCATCCCCGGTGCCGGTGGCACCCAACGCCTGCTGCGGGCAGTAGGCAAGCCGCTGGCCATGCAAATGGTGCTGACCGGTGAAGCCATCACCGCCCCTCATGCATTGCAGGCCGGGCTGATCAGCGAAATCACCCAGCCGGAACTCACCGTAGAACGCGCCCTGCACATCGCCCGCAGCATCGCCGCCAAGGCCCCGCTGGCAGTGCGCCTGGCCAAGGAAGCGTTGCTCAAGGCCGGCGATACCGACCTGGCCAGCGGCCTGCGTTTCGAACGCCATGCCTTCACCTTGCTGGCCGGCACCGCCGACCGCGACGAAGGTATCCGTGCCTTCCAGGAAAAACGCCAGGCCCGCTTCCAGGGCCGCTGATCATCTTTCCCTCGACTGACGGAGCGAGTCTGTCATGACTTTCCAGCACATCCTGTTTTCCATCGAGGACGGCGTCGCCCTCCTCTCGTTGAATCGCCCCGAGCAGCTGAACAGCTTCAATACCGCCATGCACCTGGAAGTGCGCGAGGCGCTCAAGCAAGTACGCCAGAGCAGCGAAGCCCGGGTGTTGTTGCTGACTGCCGAAGGCCGGGGTTTCTGCGCCGGCCAGGACCTGTCCGATCGCAACGTCGCCCCGGGTGCCGAGATGCCGGACCTGGGCGAATCGATCGACAAGTTCTACAACCCGCTGGTGCGCACCCTGCGCGACCTGCCGCTGCCGGTGATCTGTGCGGTGAACGGCGTGGCAGCCGGCGCCGGTGCCAACATCCCGCTGGCCTGCGACCTGGTGCTGGCGGCACGCTCGGCCAGCTTCATCCAGGCCTTCTGCAAGATCGGCCTGGTACCCGATTCCGGCGGCACCTGGCTGCTGCCGCGCCTGGTCGGCATGGCACGGGCCAAGGCTCTGGCCATGCTGGGCGAGCGCCTGGGCGCCGAACAGGCCCAGCAATGGGGGCTGATCCACCGCGTGGTGGACGATGCCGCGCTGCGCGACGAAGCCCTCACCCTCGCCCGCCAGCTCGCCACCCAGCCCACTTACGGCCTGGCCCTGATCAAGCGCAGCCTGAACGCCAGTTTCGACAACGGTTTCGATGAACAGCTGGAGCTGGAGCGCGACCTGCAGCGCCTGGCCGGGCGCAGCGAGGACTATCGCGAAGGCGTGAGTGCCTTCATGAACAAGCGCACGCCGGCATTCAAGGGGCGTTGATCATGAGCGCACTCGCAAGCAATGCCCAAGTGGCGGTGATCGGTGCAGGCGCCATGGGCGCAGGCATCGCCCAGGTTGCGGCCCAGGCCGGCCACCCGGTAAAGCTCTACGACAACCGCCCGGGCGCTGCCGCCCAGGCGGTGGCCGGCATAGACCGGCAACTTGCCCGCCTGGTCGAAAAAGGCAAGATGCAGGCTGCCGAACGGGAAGCCATAAGCGCCCGGTTGTGCCCGGTAGACGCCCTCGAAGCCCTGGCCGATGCTCGCCTGGTGATCGAGGCCATCGTCGAGAACCTGCAGGTCAAGCAGGCGCTGTTCAGCCAGCTGGAAGCCTTGTGCGCCACCGACTGCATCCTCGCCAGCAACACTTCGTCGCTGTCCATCACCAGCCTCGCCGCCGGGCTGCAACGCCCGCACCAGGTGGTTGGCATGCACTTCTTCAACCCGGCGCCGCTGATGGCCCTGGTCGAAGTGGTCTCGGGCCTGGCCACCGCCCCGGCCGTTGCCGCGTGCATTCATGCCACCGCCCAGGCCTGGGGCAAGCAGCCGGTGCACACGCGCTCCACGCCGGGCTTCATCGTCAACCG of the Pseudomonas asiatica genome contains:
- the paaF gene encoding 2,3-dehydroadipyl-CoA hydratase PaaF, yielding MPRYLDVQAPEHGVQLITLQRPEALNALCTELLAELAAALEAAGKDEQTRAVVITGSRKAFAAGADIREMAERDLVGILNDPRVAHWQSIAAFAKPLIAAVNGYALGGGCELVMCADIVIAGSDARFGQPEINLGIIPGAGGTQRLLRAVGKPLAMQMVLTGEAITAPHALQAGLISEITQPELTVERALHIARSIAAKAPLAVRLAKEALLKAGDTDLASGLRFERHAFTLLAGTADRDEGIRAFQEKRQARFQGR
- the paaG gene encoding 2-(1,2-epoxy-1,2-dihydrophenyl)acetyl-CoA isomerase PaaG; translation: MTFQHILFSIEDGVALLSLNRPEQLNSFNTAMHLEVREALKQVRQSSEARVLLLTAEGRGFCAGQDLSDRNVAPGAEMPDLGESIDKFYNPLVRTLRDLPLPVICAVNGVAAGAGANIPLACDLVLAARSASFIQAFCKIGLVPDSGGTWLLPRLVGMARAKALAMLGERLGAEQAQQWGLIHRVVDDAALRDEALTLARQLATQPTYGLALIKRSLNASFDNGFDEQLELERDLQRLAGRSEDYREGVSAFMNKRTPAFKGR
- the paaY gene encoding phenylacetic acid degradation protein PaaY — encoded protein: MPCYRLDGLTPVVHPTAYVHPSAVLIGDVIVGPRCYVGPLASLRGDFGRIVLEEGANLQDTCVMHGFPGGDTVVERNGHVGHGAVLHGCRVGEDALIGMNAVVMDGAHVAPRCIVAATAFVKAGFECAAQSLVMGSPAQVKRPLTEQELAWKQRGTAEYQHLAQRCMNSMVECSPLTEVEPERPRMEDTGVRPKGQASA